One part of the Bacteroides sp. genome encodes these proteins:
- the blaOXA gene encoding class D beta-lactamase, with protein sequence MGVKLINFLFILLLLSGCNPSNRQNQPSTSSGEANNRVEFHAFQQLLDGASVKGAILVYNAREETLLSNDFSWCQQGHLPASTFKIPNTIIALETGVANEQTLFPWDGQERALDAWEQDLNLREAFHFSCVPCYQEIARKVGSEQMKLWLDKLSYGTMDVRHENIDRFWLEGNSKINPFQQVDFLRRFYFKELPITDQTHHLMKQIMVIESQNDWTLSGKTGWSIREGHNTGWFVGYLEKGGEVYFIATCIQPTEAFNMDMFNIIRRQISLEAFRVMEVIQ encoded by the coding sequence ATGGGCGTAAAACTAATCAATTTTCTTTTTATCCTACTGCTTTTATCCGGCTGTAATCCTTCCAACAGGCAGAATCAGCCATCCACATCATCCGGTGAAGCGAACAATCGGGTGGAGTTCCATGCCTTCCAACAACTGCTTGATGGAGCTTCCGTGAAAGGCGCCATCCTGGTTTACAATGCCCGGGAAGAGACATTGCTTTCCAATGATTTCTCCTGGTGTCAGCAGGGACATCTCCCGGCCTCCACCTTCAAAATCCCCAATACCATTATTGCCCTGGAAACAGGAGTGGCCAATGAACAGACCCTCTTTCCCTGGGATGGGCAGGAGCGGGCCCTTGATGCCTGGGAACAAGACCTGAATCTGCGCGAGGCTTTCCACTTTTCATGCGTTCCTTGTTACCAGGAGATTGCCCGAAAAGTTGGTTCAGAACAAATGAAATTGTGGCTTGACAAACTCAGCTATGGCACAATGGACGTTCGCCACGAAAACATCGACCGCTTCTGGCTCGAAGGCAACTCAAAGATTAACCCTTTTCAGCAGGTTGATTTTCTGAGGCGTTTCTATTTTAAGGAATTGCCCATTACCGATCAGACCCATCACTTGATGAAGCAAATCATGGTGATAGAAAGCCAGAATGACTGGACCCTGAGTGGAAAAACAGGGTGGTCAATCCGTGAAGGCCACAACACCGGTTGGTTTGTTGGCTACCTTGAGAAAGGCGGTGAAGTGTATTTCATAGCCACCTGCATTCAACCCACAGAAGCCTTCAATATGGATATGTTCAACATTATCCGGAGGCAGATCTCATTGGAAGCTTTCCGGGTAATGGAAGTCATTCAATAA
- a CDS encoding M50 family metallopeptidase, giving the protein MDKQRMVNVLLLLFLALMIIQVYTFIHEWAHALMVQIFGGQVNQFDVNLFGGSPHVKFSGDFTSTQRALIAIAGPILPVLLWFFLMIFLNKESHLFFQKIAILVSMGIMGTLLPNVIIPLVYETGGNVRGEDMGKFLANTGWNGYAVSALVMLIMGFGIWMFTRKVKFVEALKYVHPIPA; this is encoded by the coding sequence ATGGATAAACAAAGAATGGTCAATGTGCTTCTTTTGCTTTTCTTGGCTTTGATGATCATCCAGGTTTATACCTTTATTCACGAATGGGCTCACGCTCTAATGGTTCAAATTTTTGGAGGTCAGGTGAATCAATTTGATGTCAACCTGTTTGGAGGGTCTCCTCACGTTAAGTTTTCCGGCGACTTTACTTCCACCCAGCGCGCCTTGATTGCAATAGCTGGTCCGATCTTGCCTGTGTTATTATGGTTTTTTCTGATGATTTTTTTGAACAAGGAAAGCCATTTGTTTTTCCAGAAGATAGCCATACTGGTTTCGATGGGAATCATGGGAACCTTGTTGCCAAACGTCATTATTCCGTTGGTTTATGAGACTGGGGGAAATGTGAGGGGTGAGGACATGGGGAAATTCCTGGCAAATACCGGATGGAACGGGTATGCCGTATCCGCCTTAGTGATGCTGATCATGGGCTTTGGCATCTGGATGTTTACCAGGAAGGTTAAGTTTGTGGAGGCCTTGAAATATGTGCATCCCATCCCAGCCTGA